The following proteins come from a genomic window of Geminicoccaceae bacterium SCSIO 64248:
- the rpsA gene encoding 30S ribosomal protein S1, translating into MSQPSTVTETMPSMEDFAALLDESLSERDRLEGTVVKGRIIAIDNEEALVDVGLKAEGRVPLKEFATPGQPPEVKVGDQVEVYVERFENRSGEAVLSREKAKREESWNRLENAFQTTDKVQGAIFGRVKGGFAVDLGGAVAFLPGSQVDIRPVRDVGHLLNKQEPFQILKMDRRRGNIVVSRRAVLEESRAEQRAELLSTLKEGQILQGVVKNITDYGAFVDLGGLDGLLHVTDISWRRVNHPTEVLGVGQNVTVQVIRFNRETQRISLGMKQLEADPWEGVELKYPVNTRFKGRVTNITDYGAFVELEPGVEGLVHVSEMSWTKKNVHPGKIVSTSQEVEVMVLEVDSEKRRISLGLKQCMENPWELFIEQHPVGSVIEGEVKNITEFGLFVGVDAEIDGMVHLSDLSWDEPGEEAVKNYAKGDLVRAQVLDVDVEKERVSLGMKQLSEDPFKLAITGVKRGDRVTTTVTEVTPQGLEVSLPGGAVGFIRRSELSRDRDEQRPDRFAVGEKLDAKVMQIDQVGRRLIMSPKALEIEDERQAMQEYGSSDSGASLGDILGAAIRQKQEQERNQG; encoded by the coding sequence ATGAGCCAACCGAGCACCGTGACCGAAACGATGCCGTCGATGGAAGACTTCGCGGCGCTGCTCGACGAGAGCCTGAGCGAGCGCGATCGCCTCGAAGGCACCGTGGTCAAGGGCCGCATCATCGCCATCGACAACGAGGAGGCGCTGGTCGACGTCGGCCTCAAGGCCGAGGGCCGTGTGCCGCTCAAGGAATTCGCCACGCCCGGACAGCCGCCCGAGGTCAAGGTCGGCGACCAGGTCGAGGTCTATGTCGAGCGGTTCGAGAACCGCAGCGGCGAGGCCGTGCTTTCGCGTGAGAAGGCGAAGCGCGAGGAGAGCTGGAACCGCCTCGAGAACGCCTTCCAGACCACCGACAAGGTCCAGGGCGCGATCTTCGGCCGGGTCAAGGGCGGCTTCGCGGTCGACCTCGGCGGCGCGGTCGCGTTCCTGCCGGGCTCCCAGGTCGACATCCGGCCCGTGCGCGACGTCGGCCACCTGCTGAACAAGCAGGAGCCGTTCCAGATCCTCAAGATGGACCGTCGTCGCGGCAACATCGTCGTGTCGCGCCGTGCCGTGCTCGAGGAGAGCCGCGCGGAGCAGCGCGCCGAGTTGCTCTCGACCCTCAAGGAGGGCCAGATCCTCCAGGGCGTGGTCAAGAACATTACCGACTACGGCGCGTTCGTCGATCTCGGCGGCCTGGACGGCCTCCTGCACGTCACCGACATTTCCTGGCGCCGGGTCAACCACCCGACCGAGGTCCTGGGCGTCGGCCAGAACGTCACCGTGCAGGTCATCCGCTTCAACCGCGAGACGCAGCGCATCTCGCTCGGCATGAAGCAGCTCGAGGCCGATCCGTGGGAGGGCGTCGAGCTCAAATACCCGGTCAACACCCGTTTCAAGGGGCGCGTGACCAACATCACCGACTACGGCGCGTTCGTCGAGCTGGAGCCGGGCGTCGAGGGGCTTGTCCACGTCTCCGAGATGAGCTGGACCAAGAAGAACGTGCATCCGGGCAAGATCGTCTCGACCTCGCAGGAGGTGGAGGTGATGGTGCTCGAGGTCGACTCCGAGAAGCGCCGGATCTCGCTCGGCCTCAAGCAGTGCATGGAGAACCCCTGGGAGTTGTTCATCGAGCAGCATCCGGTCGGCTCCGTCATCGAGGGCGAGGTCAAGAACATCACCGAATTCGGTCTGTTCGTCGGTGTCGACGCCGAGATCGACGGCATGGTTCACCTCTCCGACCTGTCGTGGGACGAGCCGGGCGAGGAAGCCGTCAAGAACTACGCCAAGGGCGATCTCGTCCGCGCGCAGGTTCTCGATGTCGACGTCGAGAAGGAGCGTGTCTCCCTGGGCATGAAGCAGTTGTCCGAGGATCCGTTCAAGCTCGCGATCACGGGCGTCAAGCGCGGCGACCGCGTGACCACGACCGTGACCGAGGTCACCCCGCAAGGCCTCGAGGTGTCGCTGCCCGGCGGTGCCGTCGGCTTCATTCGCCGCTCGGAGCTCTCGCGCGATCGTGATGAGCAGCGGCCGGACCGCTTCGCGGTCGGCGAGAAGCTGGACGCCAAGGTCATGCAGATCGACCAGGTCGGCCGCCGCCTGATCATGTCGCCGAAGGCTCTCGAGATCGAGGACGAGCGCCAGGCGATGCAGGAATACGGCTCGTCCGACAGCGGCGCGTCGCTGGGCGACATCCTGGGCGCCGCGATCCGTCAGAAGCAGGAGCAGGAGCGCAACCAGGGCTGA
- the pyrF gene encoding orotidine-5'-phosphate decarboxylase, with translation MRPDVYCALDRGSIREAVALAERTAHAVDGFKIGLELCTAEGPGAVVRALAPLGRPVFLDLKLHDIPNTVAGAVRSAARHGVHILTLHVAGGPAMMEAAAEAARACERPPLLIGITVMTSLDQGDLAATGVEGSVPDHADRLARLAVSCGLDGVVCSAREVPTIRASVPRHFRIVVPGIRPAGSAVGDQKRVMTPADAARAGADVLVVGRPIGAAQDPALAAEAIRHELSGEPLTA, from the coding sequence ATGCGACCAGACGTGTATTGCGCGCTCGACCGCGGCAGCATCCGGGAAGCCGTCGCGCTGGCGGAGCGCACGGCCCATGCGGTCGACGGCTTCAAGATCGGCCTGGAGCTGTGCACGGCGGAAGGGCCGGGCGCGGTCGTGCGTGCGCTGGCGCCGCTCGGCCGGCCCGTCTTCCTCGACCTCAAGCTGCACGACATCCCGAACACGGTCGCGGGCGCGGTCCGTTCGGCCGCGCGCCACGGCGTTCACATCCTGACCCTGCACGTCGCCGGCGGCCCTGCGATGATGGAAGCGGCCGCCGAGGCCGCGCGCGCCTGCGAGCGCCCGCCGCTCCTGATCGGCATCACCGTGATGACCAGCCTGGACCAGGGCGACCTGGCCGCGACCGGGGTCGAGGGATCGGTTCCGGACCATGCCGATCGGCTGGCGCGCCTGGCCGTGTCCTGCGGCCTGGACGGCGTGGTCTGCTCGGCCCGCGAAGTGCCGACGATCCGCGCGAGCGTGCCGCGACACTTCCGCATCGTCGTGCCGGGAATCCGTCCGGCGGGGTCGGCCGTAGGCGACCAGAAGCGTGTGATGACGCCGGCGGACGCGGCGCGCGCCGGTGCGGACGTGCTGGTCGTCGGCCGTCCGATCGGTGCCGCCCAGGACCCGGCGCTGGCGGCGGAGGCAATCCGGCACGAGCTGTCCGGCGAGCCTCTGACGGCGTGA
- the ychF gene encoding redox-regulated ATPase YchF produces the protein MGFNCGIVGLPNVGKSTLFNALTSTAAAAAANYPFCTIEPNTGRVPVPDPRLDVIARLGKSARIVPTQLEVVDIAGLVRGASKGEGLGNQFLGAIRGVDAILQVLRCFEDDDVTHVEGSVDPLRDAELIETELLLADIDSLERRETGLAKRAKGGDKEAKAQLALIEAIRPAMQDGTPARRIVLDPTQQEGLGALQLLTAKPLLYVANVEEGSARGGNALSAKVEAFAETQGAAAVTVTAAIEAELAQLADEERAEYLAELGLEEPGLNRVIREGYGLLGLLTFFTVGPKEARAWTTRKGSTAPQAAGVIHTDFERGFIAAETTSYDDFVRLGGEQAAKEAGRMRLEGKQYVVQDGDIMLFRFNV, from the coding sequence ATGGGTTTCAATTGCGGTATCGTCGGCCTGCCGAACGTCGGCAAGTCCACGCTCTTCAACGCGCTGACCAGCACGGCTGCCGCCGCCGCCGCCAACTACCCGTTCTGCACGATCGAGCCGAACACCGGCCGGGTGCCCGTGCCCGACCCGCGCCTCGACGTCATCGCCAGGCTGGGCAAGTCCGCCCGCATCGTGCCGACCCAGCTCGAAGTCGTCGACATCGCCGGTCTGGTGCGCGGTGCCAGCAAGGGCGAGGGCCTGGGCAACCAGTTCCTGGGCGCGATCCGCGGGGTCGACGCGATCTTGCAGGTGCTCCGCTGCTTCGAGGACGACGACGTCACCCATGTCGAGGGCTCGGTCGATCCTCTGCGTGACGCCGAGCTGATCGAGACGGAGCTGCTCCTGGCCGACATCGACAGCCTGGAGCGGCGCGAGACCGGCCTCGCCAAGCGCGCCAAGGGCGGCGACAAGGAGGCCAAGGCGCAACTCGCCTTGATCGAGGCGATCCGCCCGGCCATGCAGGATGGCACGCCGGCGCGCCGGATCGTCCTTGACCCTACGCAGCAGGAAGGGCTCGGAGCGTTGCAGCTCCTGACCGCCAAGCCGCTTCTCTACGTCGCCAATGTCGAGGAGGGGTCCGCGCGCGGCGGCAACGCGCTCTCGGCCAAGGTCGAGGCCTTCGCCGAGACGCAGGGCGCGGCCGCCGTGACCGTGACGGCCGCGATCGAGGCCGAGCTCGCCCAGCTGGCCGACGAGGAGCGCGCCGAATACCTGGCCGAGCTCGGCCTGGAGGAGCCCGGCCTCAACCGGGTCATCCGCGAGGGCTACGGCCTGCTCGGCCTGCTCACCTTCTTCACGGTCGGCCCGAAGGAGGCGCGTGCCTGGACCACGCGCAAGGGCTCGACCGCGCCGCAGGCGGCGGGCGTCATCCATACCGACTTCGAGCGGGGCTTCATCGCCGCCGAGACCACGTCCTATGACGACTTCGTCCGGCTTGGCGGCGAGCAGGCCGCGAAAGAGGCTGGCCGGATGCGGCTCGAGGGCAAGCAATACGTCGTCCAGGACGGCGACATCATGCTGTTCCGCTTCAACGTCTGA
- a CDS encoding ornithine cyclodeaminase family protein — translation MAEPDPPSALRLLDADAVARALPYARLVVALRTGFRADIAAPVRHHHRIARGSEADGDFLLMPAWQPGEATGVKLVTISPGNDRKGLASIQGLYVLFDGVTGTPQAVLDAASLTVRRTACASALAASFLARKNASHLVMIGAGALAPHLVRAHATVRPIKTVSIWNRTPAKAEALAKTLSASGLKAEAVSDLDPAIARADIVSSATMSPDPLIKGETVPEGCHLDLVGAYRPTMREADNAAIERAEVYVDTREGALAEAGDLIQPIRDGVLAEDGIRADLFDLCRGRHPGRRDAKAITLFKSVGSALEDLIAARLALQPRPEQP, via the coding sequence GTGGCCGAGCCTGACCCGCCAAGCGCACTGCGCCTGCTCGACGCCGATGCGGTCGCAAGGGCGCTGCCCTATGCGCGGCTGGTCGTCGCCCTGCGCACGGGCTTTCGTGCCGACATCGCCGCGCCCGTCCGGCATCATCACCGCATCGCGCGCGGCTCGGAGGCGGACGGGGACTTCCTGCTGATGCCGGCGTGGCAGCCCGGCGAGGCCACCGGCGTCAAGCTCGTCACCATCAGTCCCGGCAACGACCGCAAGGGCCTCGCTTCGATCCAGGGCCTCTACGTCCTCTTCGACGGCGTGACCGGGACGCCGCAGGCCGTTCTCGACGCGGCCTCCCTGACCGTGCGCCGCACGGCATGCGCCTCGGCGCTGGCGGCCTCGTTCCTGGCGCGCAAGAACGCCTCGCATCTCGTCATGATCGGCGCCGGCGCCCTGGCGCCGCATCTGGTCCGGGCGCACGCGACGGTCAGGCCGATCAAGACGGTGTCGATCTGGAACCGCACGCCCGCCAAGGCGGAGGCGCTGGCCAAGACCCTGTCCGCTTCCGGATTGAAGGCCGAAGCCGTGTCCGACCTCGACCCGGCGATCGCGCGGGCCGACATCGTCAGCAGCGCGACCATGAGCCCGGATCCCCTGATCAAGGGCGAAACCGTTCCCGAGGGCTGCCATCTCGATCTGGTCGGCGCCTACCGGCCGACCATGCGCGAGGCCGACAATGCCGCGATCGAGCGGGCCGAGGTCTATGTCGACACCCGCGAAGGCGCGCTTGCCGAGGCCGGCGACCTGATCCAGCCGATCCGGGACGGCGTGCTGGCTGAGGACGGCATCAGGGCCGACCTGTTCGACCTCTGCCGGGGTCGCCATCCCGGACGGCGGGACGCCAAGGCGATCACCCTGTTCAAGTCGGTCGGCAGCGCGCTCGAGGACCTGATCGCGGCGCGGCTCGCGTTGCAGCCCCGCCCGGAACAGCCGTGA
- a CDS encoding integration host factor subunit beta, with the protein MTKSDLIKRLAEANPHLYLRDVERIVTTVFDEISAALARGDRVELRGFGAFSVRERGSRLGRNPRTGEEVQVPDKVVPYFKTGKELRERLNVEDGA; encoded by the coding sequence ATGACGAAGTCCGACCTGATCAAACGGCTCGCCGAAGCGAATCCCCATCTGTACCTTCGTGACGTTGAGCGCATCGTGACCACCGTCTTCGACGAGATTTCGGCGGCGCTGGCACGCGGCGATCGCGTGGAACTGCGCGGCTTCGGCGCCTTCTCGGTGCGCGAGCGCGGCTCGCGCCTGGGTCGGAACCCCCGCACGGGCGAAGAGGTTCAAGTGCCCGACAAGGTCGTCCCTTATTTCAAGACCGGCAAGGAATTGCGCGAGCGCCTCAACGTCGAGGACGGCGCGTGA
- a CDS encoding bifunctional folylpolyglutamate synthase/dihydrofolate synthase has protein sequence MQSSDPILARLTTLHPKSIDMSLGRIEALLAGLGHPERQLAPVVHVAGTNGKGSTLATLEAILRAAGLRVHRYISPHLVRFNERIGLYGQDIDEAELVEVLETAERVNDGRPITFFEITTAAAFLAFARHSADYVLLETGLGGRLDTTNVVERPRLTGITPISIDHQEFLGDTIAAIAFEKAGILKPGVPCVVGPQVDDALAVIVERAGAVGAPLLLHGRDWSVEARDGGMRVRFRDRSLDLPVSALPGVHQVANAGLGVALALALDERRAEPPEVLARGLAETVWPARLQRLGPGHLSALLPDDTELWLDGGHNLAAGAVLAESMAAMAPRRLHLVVGMMAKKDLAGFLTPLLPLAASITTSDIPGEAGARSAEACAAVVRSLGRDAAIASDPVAALRGIDARPGDRVLVCGSLYLAGTILRRHREGLA, from the coding sequence ATGCAGTCGAGCGATCCGATCCTCGCCCGGCTGACGACGCTGCATCCCAAGAGCATCGACATGTCGCTGGGCCGGATCGAGGCGCTGCTCGCCGGTCTCGGCCACCCCGAGCGGCAGCTGGCGCCGGTCGTGCACGTCGCCGGCACCAACGGCAAGGGCTCCACCCTGGCGACGCTGGAGGCGATCCTCCGGGCGGCTGGCCTGCGCGTCCACCGCTACATCTCGCCCCATCTCGTCCGCTTCAACGAGCGCATCGGCCTCTATGGGCAAGACATCGACGAGGCGGAGCTGGTCGAGGTCCTGGAGACCGCCGAGCGCGTCAATGACGGCCGCCCGATCACCTTCTTCGAGATCACGACCGCAGCCGCCTTCCTGGCCTTCGCCCGGCATTCGGCCGACTACGTCCTGCTGGAGACCGGCCTGGGCGGCCGGCTCGACACGACCAACGTGGTCGAGCGGCCGCGCCTGACCGGCATCACGCCGATCTCGATCGACCATCAGGAGTTCCTGGGCGACACCATCGCGGCGATCGCCTTCGAGAAGGCCGGCATCCTCAAGCCGGGCGTGCCCTGCGTGGTCGGCCCGCAGGTGGACGACGCGCTGGCGGTCATCGTCGAGCGTGCCGGCGCGGTCGGCGCGCCGCTCCTGCTGCATGGCCGGGACTGGTCGGTGGAGGCGCGCGACGGCGGCATGCGCGTCCGCTTTCGCGATCGCAGCCTCGACCTGCCGGTCTCGGCCCTGCCGGGCGTGCATCAGGTCGCCAATGCCGGTCTCGGCGTGGCCCTGGCGCTCGCCCTGGACGAGCGGCGCGCGGAGCCGCCGGAGGTCCTGGCGCGAGGGCTCGCCGAGACCGTCTGGCCGGCCCGGCTGCAACGGCTCGGGCCCGGTCATCTGAGCGCGCTCCTGCCCGACGACACCGAGCTTTGGCTGGACGGCGGCCACAATCTCGCCGCCGGCGCGGTCCTGGCCGAGAGCATGGCGGCGATGGCGCCCCGGCGCCTGCATCTGGTCGTCGGCATGATGGCCAAGAAGGACCTGGCGGGCTTCCTGACGCCGCTCTTGCCGCTGGCCGCCAGCATCACCACCTCGGACATTCCCGGCGAGGCGGGCGCGCGCAGCGCCGAGGCGTGCGCCGCGGTGGTCCGTTCGCTCGGCCGCGACGCGGCGATTGCGTCGGACCCGGTCGCGGCTCTGCGCGGCATCGACGCCCGGCCGGGCGACCGCGTGCTGGTCTGCGGCTCGCTCTACCTCGCCGGCACGATACTGCGCCGGCACCGCGAAGGCTTGGCATGA
- the trpB gene encoding tryptophan synthase subunit beta, with product MNRPNTFRAGPDERGRFGSYGGRFVAETLMPLILELEAAWEAAKTDPAFWAEMADWSKDYIGRPSPLYHAARLTEHCKGAKIYFKRDELNHTGSHKINNVVGQMLLALRMGKKRVIAETGAGQHGVATATVAARLGLECIIYMGERDIERQRPNVFRMELLGAKIHPVTSGSRTLKDAMNEALRDWVTNVETTFYVIGTVAGPHPYPAMVRDFQSVIGTEARAQMQEKEGRLPDVLVAAVGGGSNAMGLFFPFLDDPSVRIVGVEAEGRGIETGEHAAALTAGTPGVLHGSRSYLLQDADGQVVEPHSISAGLDYPGIGPEHSWLKDMGRVEYATIKDDEALDAFQLCSRLEGIIPALEPSHALAHVLKLAPTLSPETLLVMNMCGRGDKDVAAVAEHLAARR from the coding sequence ATGAACCGTCCCAACACGTTTCGCGCCGGCCCGGACGAGCGGGGCCGCTTCGGCAGCTATGGCGGCCGCTTCGTCGCCGAGACCCTGATGCCGCTCATCCTCGAGCTCGAGGCGGCATGGGAAGCCGCCAAGACCGATCCCGCCTTCTGGGCGGAGATGGCGGACTGGTCGAAGGACTATATCGGGCGGCCAAGCCCGCTCTATCACGCCGCGCGCCTGACCGAGCATTGCAAGGGCGCCAAGATCTACTTCAAGCGCGACGAGCTGAACCACACGGGCTCGCACAAGATCAACAACGTCGTCGGCCAGATGCTGCTCGCGCTGCGCATGGGCAAGAAGCGGGTGATCGCCGAGACCGGCGCCGGCCAGCACGGCGTCGCGACCGCCACCGTCGCGGCGCGGCTCGGGCTGGAATGCATCATCTACATGGGCGAGCGCGACATCGAGCGGCAGCGGCCCAACGTGTTCCGTATGGAGCTCCTGGGCGCCAAGATCCATCCGGTGACTTCAGGCTCGCGCACGCTCAAGGACGCCATGAACGAGGCCCTGCGCGACTGGGTCACCAATGTCGAGACCACGTTCTACGTCATCGGCACGGTCGCCGGGCCGCATCCCTATCCCGCCATGGTGCGCGATTTCCAGTCGGTGATCGGCACGGAGGCGCGCGCGCAGATGCAGGAGAAGGAGGGGCGCCTGCCCGACGTCCTGGTCGCCGCGGTCGGCGGCGGCTCGAACGCGATGGGCCTGTTCTTCCCGTTTCTGGACGACCCGTCGGTGCGCATCGTCGGCGTCGAGGCCGAGGGCCGGGGCATCGAGACCGGAGAGCATGCCGCAGCCCTGACGGCGGGCACGCCCGGCGTCCTGCACGGCAGCCGCTCCTATCTCCTCCAGGACGCGGACGGGCAGGTGGTCGAGCCACATTCGATCTCGGCCGGCCTCGACTACCCCGGCATCGGTCCCGAGCACTCCTGGCTCAAGGACATGGGCCGCGTCGAATACGCCACGATCAAGGACGACGAGGCCCTGGACGCCTTCCAGCTCTGCTCGCGCTTGGAAGGGATCATCCCGGCGCTGGAGCCGTCCCATGCGCTGGCCCACGTGCTCAAGCTGGCGCCGACGCTTTCGCCGGAAACGCTTCTGGTCATGAACATGTGCGGCCGGGGCGACAAGGATGTCGCCGCCGTCGCCGAGCATCTGGCGGCGCGGCGATGA
- a CDS encoding phosphoribosylanthranilate isomerase — MAITVKICGLSEPAGLHAALEGGADALGFIFFPPSPRYVDPARAGELIGEVGGRAQTAGVFVDPDDALLDQVLSQAPLDIVQLHGSEQPERVRAVRERTGRLVMKALKVREPADLRGVAEYAQAADLLMFDAKPPLRPGALPGGNGEPFDWTLLAGLRVERPWYLSGGLTALDLESAYRSSGARAFDVSSGVERAPGVKDPAKIKAFLEAAARLRSRETMT, encoded by the coding sequence ATGGCCATCACCGTCAAGATCTGCGGCCTGAGCGAACCCGCGGGCCTCCACGCGGCGCTGGAAGGCGGCGCCGACGCGCTGGGCTTCATCTTCTTTCCTCCGTCGCCCCGCTATGTCGACCCGGCGCGTGCGGGCGAGCTGATCGGCGAGGTCGGCGGCCGCGCGCAAACCGCCGGGGTGTTCGTCGATCCGGACGACGCGCTGCTCGATCAGGTGCTGTCCCAGGCGCCGCTCGACATCGTCCAGCTTCACGGCAGCGAACAGCCGGAGCGGGTCCGGGCGGTGCGCGAGCGCACCGGTCGTCTCGTGATGAAGGCGCTGAAGGTCCGCGAGCCGGCGGACCTGCGCGGCGTGGCCGAATATGCCCAGGCCGCCGATCTTCTGATGTTCGACGCCAAGCCGCCCTTGCGGCCGGGCGCGCTTCCCGGCGGCAACGGCGAGCCGTTCGACTGGACGCTCCTCGCCGGGCTTCGTGTCGAGCGGCCCTGGTACCTATCGGGCGGGCTCACGGCTCTCGACCTCGAAAGCGCGTACCGCTCCAGCGGCGCGCGCGCCTTCGACGTCTCCTCTGGCGTCGAGCGGGCGCCTGGGGTAAAGGACCCCGCCAAGATCAAGGCCTTCCTCGAAGCGGCCGCCCGCTTGCGCAGCCGCGAGACAATGACATGA
- a CDS encoding FAD-dependent oxidoreductase: MKVIVVGGGIMGLATAWGLHRRGHAVTVYEQGPIPNPLGSSGDQHRLIRYPYGDLTGYARMVRQAYEAWQLLWGDLGAEHYHASGTLCVVRDGQSGWVRQAAVDLGRMHLPFEELGAAEVAERYPFIDTHDVRHALHTPSGGVLFPERITAALAKHLRIEGHGVFAQTPVAGVDAARAIVRLADGKADGGDAVVVAAGPWADRLVPGLRGRVTPSRQVAVYLDPPAAYAKAWAAAPMILDQVEATSGGFYAVPPVAGTGLKIGDHTFSRAGDPDRDRDASEDDIARVTGLCRGRLKAFEDYRPVRGKTCFYTVTEDERFIAERQDRGWILSPCSGHGFKFGAIIGLAAADAIDGGREASSLAEWAAGRQAA; encoded by the coding sequence ATGAAGGTGATCGTGGTCGGCGGCGGCATCATGGGCCTCGCCACCGCCTGGGGCCTGCACCGGCGCGGCCATGCCGTCACCGTGTACGAGCAGGGGCCGATCCCGAATCCGCTGGGCTCGTCCGGCGACCAGCATCGCCTGATCCGCTATCCCTATGGCGACCTGACCGGCTATGCCCGCATGGTCCGCCAGGCCTACGAGGCGTGGCAGCTGCTTTGGGGCGACCTCGGCGCGGAGCACTACCACGCGAGCGGCACGCTCTGCGTCGTCCGCGACGGACAGAGCGGCTGGGTTCGCCAGGCGGCGGTCGATCTGGGACGCATGCACCTGCCGTTCGAGGAGCTCGGCGCGGCGGAGGTCGCGGAGCGCTATCCCTTCATCGACACCCATGACGTGCGCCACGCCCTGCACACGCCGAGCGGAGGCGTGCTGTTCCCGGAGCGGATCACGGCCGCGCTGGCCAAGCATCTGCGGATCGAGGGCCACGGGGTCTTCGCGCAGACGCCCGTGGCGGGAGTCGATGCCGCGCGGGCGATCGTCCGTCTCGCGGACGGCAAGGCGGATGGCGGCGACGCGGTCGTCGTCGCCGCCGGCCCGTGGGCCGACCGGCTGGTGCCCGGGCTGCGGGGCCGCGTCACGCCGTCACGGCAGGTCGCCGTCTATCTCGATCCGCCGGCCGCCTACGCGAAGGCCTGGGCCGCCGCGCCCATGATCCTCGACCAGGTCGAGGCCACCTCGGGCGGCTTCTACGCCGTGCCGCCGGTCGCCGGCACCGGCCTCAAGATCGGCGACCACACGTTCTCGCGCGCGGGCGATCCCGACCGGGACCGGGACGCGAGCGAGGACGACATCGCGCGCGTGACGGGCTTGTGCCGGGGCCGCCTCAAGGCGTTCGAGGACTACCGGCCGGTCCGGGGCAAGACCTGCTTCTACACGGTGACCGAGGACGAGCGCTTCATCGCCGAGCGGCAGGACCGGGGCTGGATCCTCTCGCCCTGTTCCGGCCACGGTTTCAAGTTCGGCGCGATCATCGGCCTGGCCGCCGCCGATGCGATCGACGGCGGGCGGGAGGCGTCCAGCCTTGCCGAATGGGCGGCCGGGCGCCAAGCGGCCTGA
- a CDS encoding lipopolysaccharide assembly protein LapA domain-containing protein encodes MLKFLRLVLALVVGVVLIVFAVANRQVIDIHFAPLPLTLDLPLYAVALIFLILGALIGGSAAWLNQLPRRFHARKEHRKLTAIETQQAKERADEEARQVAAAKARRAQMGTPGQSTVLVPSGRA; translated from the coding sequence ATGTTGAAGTTCTTGCGGCTCGTTCTGGCTCTCGTGGTCGGGGTCGTCCTGATCGTTTTCGCGGTCGCGAACCGGCAGGTCATCGACATTCATTTCGCTCCGCTGCCGCTGACCCTCGATCTGCCGCTCTACGCGGTGGCGCTGATCTTCCTGATTCTTGGCGCGCTGATCGGCGGGAGCGCGGCGTGGCTGAACCAGCTGCCGCGGCGGTTCCACGCTCGCAAGGAGCACCGCAAGCTGACCGCGATCGAGACGCAGCAGGCCAAGGAGCGGGCGGACGAGGAAGCGCGGCAGGTCGCCGCCGCCAAGGCCCGGCGTGCCCAGATGGGGACGCCCGGGCAGTCGACGGTCCTGGTTCCCAGTGGCCGAGCCTGA
- the trpA gene encoding tryptophan synthase subunit alpha: protein MSVRDRQGQGRIEARFAALKAEGRAGLVTYICGGDPDPETFQTLFDGLPAAGADILEIGMPFTDPMADGPTIQAGNLRALATGMTLVRLLEHVKAFRATDDATPVVLMGYYNPIHHYGAERFLTDAREAGVDGLIVVDLPPEEDDELCLPALRSGLCFIRLATPTTDDRRLPAVLANTKGFVYYVSIAGITGAAAPTASLVEAAVARIKRSTDLPIAVGFGIRTPEQAAEIARAADAVVVGTALVGKVAGALDGEGRANGRLVGDVLGLVRDLAGGVRNAR, encoded by the coding sequence ATGAGCGTGCGCGACCGGCAAGGGCAAGGTCGGATCGAGGCGCGCTTCGCCGCCTTGAAGGCGGAAGGGCGGGCCGGCCTCGTCACCTATATCTGCGGCGGCGATCCCGACCCCGAGACATTCCAGACATTGTTCGACGGCCTGCCGGCGGCCGGCGCCGACATCCTCGAGATCGGCATGCCGTTCACCGATCCGATGGCCGACGGTCCGACCATCCAGGCGGGCAATCTGCGCGCCCTGGCCACGGGCATGACGCTGGTGCGGCTCCTGGAGCACGTGAAGGCGTTCCGCGCCACGGACGATGCGACGCCGGTGGTGCTGATGGGCTACTACAACCCCATCCATCACTATGGCGCGGAGCGTTTCCTGACCGACGCCAGGGAAGCCGGCGTCGACGGGCTGATCGTGGTCGACCTGCCGCCCGAGGAGGACGACGAGCTCTGCCTGCCCGCCCTTCGGTCGGGCCTGTGTTTCATCCGCCTGGCGACGCCGACCACGGACGATCGGCGCCTGCCGGCCGTGCTCGCCAACACCAAGGGCTTCGTCTACTACGTCTCGATCGCCGGCATCACCGGCGCGGCGGCGCCGACCGCCAGCCTGGTCGAGGCGGCGGTCGCCCGGATCAAGCGCAGCACCGACCTGCCCATCGCGGTGGGCTTCGGCATCCGCACGCCGGAGCAGGCGGCCGAGATCGCACGAGCTGCCGACGCGGTCGTGGTCGGCACGGCCCTGGTCGGCAAGGTCGCGGGCGCGCTGGACGGCGAGGGCAGGGCGAACGGCCGCTTGGTCGGCGACGTCCTCGGTCTGGTTCGCGACCTGGCCGGCGGGGTGCGAAACGCGCGGTGA